In Butyrivibrio proteoclasticus B316, the sequence TTCACAATATGATCAGGTGGTTATTGGATTCCCTGTATGGGCCGGAACCTTTACTCCGCCTATCAGGACATTTGTAAAAGACAACAAGGCTGCACTCAAGGGAAAGAGAATATCTGCTTTTGCATGCCAGAGTGGAGCCGGTGCAGAAAAAGCTTTTGCAAAGCTTCGCGACTACATTGGAATAGATGAGTTCTATGCCAACATCATTCTTATCGATCCAAAGGCTAAACCATCAGAACAAAATGACCTTACCATCGATACATTTTGTAAGAAGCTTCAAAACGATTAAAAATCGTTAAAAGATTTTGGCTTT encodes:
- a CDS encoding flavodoxin family protein, with the protein product MKTIIVYYSLEGNTEYVVNAISGKLSADVLKLAPKKAYSDKGFSKFFWGGKSAVMAETPELEPYNVDLSQYDQVVIGFPVWAGTFTPPIRTFVKDNKAALKGKRISAFACQSGAGAEKAFAKLRDYIGIDEFYANIILIDPKAKPSEQNDLTIDTFCKKLQND